The following are from one region of the Isoalcanivorax indicus genome:
- a CDS encoding fatty acid desaturase family protein — MDTTATGQKRNRGLRRVAGARHLSEAQIQSFGAEVKRIGHRVMSDLGEQDARYFRRLLAAHRAAEISGRLLIFAGILHPAFFFVGAIVLGLAKILDNMEIGHNVLHGQWNWLGDPKIHSSTWEWGGVCPARQWQRSHNMIHHKWTNVIGRDRDFGYEALRVSARQPWKRSHLFQPVTNLMMALFFNWGVAIHDDELADWRAGRRSKASIRHKLHALRNKIARSLGTDYLLFPLLAGPWFLQVFLANMGANLIRNLWAYAVIFCGHFADDVEDFEEADIEDEDKSGWYIRQILGSANIECGPWMHLMSGHLSCQIEHHLFPSMPSRRYQEIAPEIRALCARYGIRYNARPLGAQLFSVWRKIFRYALPPGKQFSPS, encoded by the coding sequence GTGGACACGACAGCTACAGGCCAGAAGCGCAACCGCGGGCTACGCCGCGTCGCCGGGGCACGCCACCTTTCGGAAGCACAAATCCAGTCCTTCGGCGCCGAAGTGAAGCGTATCGGCCATCGGGTCATGAGCGACCTGGGCGAACAGGACGCGCGCTACTTCCGCCGACTGCTGGCCGCGCACCGCGCAGCCGAAATCTCCGGGCGCCTGCTCATCTTCGCTGGCATTCTTCATCCCGCCTTCTTTTTCGTCGGCGCTATCGTCCTCGGCCTGGCCAAGATCCTCGACAACATGGAAATTGGCCACAACGTACTGCATGGGCAATGGAACTGGCTCGGCGACCCGAAAATTCATTCCAGCACCTGGGAATGGGGCGGCGTCTGCCCGGCACGCCAGTGGCAGCGCTCCCACAACATGATCCACCACAAATGGACCAACGTGATCGGTCGCGACCGTGATTTCGGCTATGAGGCATTGCGGGTCAGTGCACGGCAGCCCTGGAAACGCTCGCATCTGTTTCAGCCAGTGACCAACCTGATGATGGCGCTGTTCTTCAACTGGGGCGTCGCCATCCATGACGACGAACTGGCAGACTGGCGCGCCGGCCGACGCAGTAAAGCGTCGATCCGGCACAAGCTGCACGCACTGAGAAACAAGATTGCCAGGTCACTGGGCACGGACTATCTGCTTTTCCCGCTGCTGGCTGGCCCCTGGTTCCTTCAGGTCTTCCTGGCCAACATGGGCGCCAACCTGATTCGCAACCTGTGGGCCTATGCCGTGATCTTCTGTGGGCACTTCGCCGATGACGTCGAGGATTTCGAGGAAGCCGACATCGAAGACGAAGACAAGTCGGGCTGGTATATCCGCCAGATTCTGGGTTCCGCCAATATCGAGTGCGGGCCGTGGATGCATCTGATGAGCGGCCACCTGAGCTGCCAGATCGAGCACCACCTGTTCCCCTCGATGCCGAGCCGACGCTACCAGGAGATTGCCCCGGAAATCCGCGCCCTGTGTGCGCGCTACGGGATTCGCTACAACGCTCGCCCTCTGGGTGCGCAACTGTTCAGCGTATGGCGAAAGATTTTCCGCTATGCCCTGCCACCGGGAAAACAGTTCAGCCCCTCATGA
- the miaA gene encoding tRNA (adenosine(37)-N6)-dimethylallyltransferase MiaA → MPAHLPPVLFLMGPTCSGKTALAVELVRRQPQLAIINVDSALVYEGLEIGAARPEPEVLAMAPHRLLGFRDPAMPYSAADFREDALREIRALHAEGRIPLLVGGTMLYFRALLQGLAELPAADAAVRAQLDARAAAEGWPALHAWLAQVDPEAAARLKPNDQQRVQRALEVYLLTGEPLSAHHARQQGREGGGIGGGPAFPYNVTQFALMPGDRALLHARIEVRFRTMLNQGLLEEVRRLHARGDLHPGLPAIRAVGYRQVWGYLDGEYDEAEMVRRAIVATRQLAKRQLTWLRGWPGLIPLEASHSLESLSESVFSSLQEPFYPDA, encoded by the coding sequence ATGCCCGCTCACCTGCCCCCTGTCCTGTTCCTGATGGGTCCGACCTGCTCCGGCAAGACGGCGCTGGCGGTGGAGCTGGTGCGGCGTCAGCCGCAACTGGCCATCATCAACGTCGATTCCGCACTGGTCTACGAAGGGCTGGAGATCGGTGCTGCCCGCCCGGAGCCGGAGGTGCTGGCGATGGCGCCACACCGCTTGCTCGGTTTTCGCGACCCGGCCATGCCCTATTCCGCGGCGGATTTTCGTGAGGATGCGCTGCGTGAAATCCGCGCGCTGCATGCCGAGGGTCGCATCCCGCTGCTGGTCGGCGGCACCATGTTGTACTTCCGTGCCCTGCTGCAAGGGCTGGCGGAGCTGCCCGCCGCAGACGCCGCCGTGCGCGCGCAACTGGATGCCCGGGCGGCAGCGGAAGGCTGGCCAGCCCTGCATGCCTGGCTGGCCCAGGTGGATCCGGAAGCGGCCGCCCGCCTGAAGCCGAATGACCAGCAACGGGTGCAGCGGGCCCTTGAGGTCTACCTGCTCACCGGTGAGCCCTTGTCCGCGCATCATGCTCGCCAGCAGGGTCGGGAGGGAGGGGGCATTGGTGGCGGCCCGGCCTTCCCTTATAATGTGACGCAGTTCGCACTGATGCCGGGCGACCGGGCCCTGTTACACGCGCGTATCGAGGTGCGTTTCAGAACGATGCTGAATCAGGGGCTGCTGGAGGAAGTGCGGCGGTTGCATGCGCGGGGCGACCTGCACCCCGGGCTCCCGGCCATTCGCGCGGTGGGGTACCGTCAGGTGTGGGGCTATCTGGACGGTGAGTACGATGAGGCGGAGATGGTTCGCCGGGCGATCGTGGCCACCCGGCAGCTGGCCAAGCGGCAGTTGACCTGGTTGCGTGGCTGGCCAGGGCTGATCCCGCTGGAGGCCTCGCATTCCCTTGAAAGCCTCAGCGAATCGGTGTTTAGTAGCCTCCAGGAACCTTTTTACCCTGATGCATGA
- the traF gene encoding conjugal transfer protein TraF yields MFTRSIVAICVAAASTSALALPGTVGKGPNVTYGHNSHGVNLHSLSGNPAHGLHVLREDSTLRLGRAGAFSLGYEAGKLDNFLDRADDVLDNLERENLTVAEGIALANETNELVEILGRDGYLRVNTGLQAPLTPIAFRTAAGVFSVSVEADLEVRASILDDAVTYDAINQELRTRTSLYLKSAALTKVSVGWADELWRQDNRSVTGGARVNLIHGALSKQVVNMKAAATNDDDDDIGDIISDQYDTNQRTSSTLGLDVGVAFQQDNWRGGLTLKNINEPSLRYGAVGIGCASLQAGSQEQTNCLTADYFVQEGRIAANEKWVLASQATVDGSYSFSNGRGMAGFSYDLTDANTPTGDREQMLSLVTGYQLPNVWLPGVRGGYHANQRGSRLSSLSVGMTWFNRLTLDALIGLEKVEIDGSSLPRTAALSLGWQSRF; encoded by the coding sequence ATGTTCACACGATCCATCGTGGCCATTTGCGTGGCGGCGGCGTCGACCTCTGCGTTGGCGCTGCCGGGCACTGTCGGCAAAGGCCCAAACGTCACCTACGGTCATAACAGCCATGGCGTGAACCTGCACAGCCTCTCCGGCAACCCGGCGCACGGCCTTCATGTCCTCCGCGAAGACAGCACACTCCGCCTGGGCCGTGCGGGTGCTTTCAGTCTGGGCTATGAAGCCGGCAAGCTCGACAATTTTCTGGATCGTGCCGATGACGTACTGGACAACCTGGAGCGCGAAAACCTGACCGTGGCCGAGGGCATCGCACTCGCCAACGAAACCAATGAACTGGTGGAAATTCTGGGGCGCGATGGCTACCTGCGCGTCAATACCGGCCTGCAGGCACCGCTGACACCCATTGCGTTCAGAACGGCGGCGGGCGTCTTCAGCGTCTCCGTGGAAGCCGATCTGGAAGTGCGTGCCAGCATCCTCGACGACGCTGTCACTTACGACGCCATCAATCAGGAACTGCGCACCCGGACCTCGCTGTACCTGAAATCGGCGGCCCTGACGAAAGTCAGCGTGGGCTGGGCCGATGAGCTATGGCGCCAGGACAACCGGTCGGTCACCGGCGGCGCGCGTGTCAACCTGATCCACGGCGCCCTGAGCAAGCAGGTGGTCAACATGAAAGCCGCCGCCACCAATGATGACGACGACGACATCGGCGATATCATTTCGGACCAGTACGACACCAACCAGCGCACCAGCTCCACCCTCGGCCTGGATGTCGGCGTGGCGTTTCAACAGGACAACTGGCGCGGCGGCCTGACCCTGAAAAACATCAATGAACCGTCACTGCGTTATGGCGCCGTCGGCATCGGCTGTGCCTCCCTGCAGGCCGGATCGCAGGAACAGACCAATTGCCTGACCGCTGACTATTTCGTGCAGGAGGGTCGTATCGCTGCCAATGAGAAATGGGTGCTGGCCAGTCAGGCTACCGTCGATGGCAGCTACAGCTTCAGCAACGGGCGCGGCATGGCCGGCTTCAGCTACGACCTGACCGACGCCAACACGCCCACCGGTGACCGCGAACAGATGCTGTCGCTGGTGACGGGCTATCAGTTACCGAATGTCTGGCTGCCGGGGGTGCGCGGCGGTTATCACGCCAACCAGCGCGGCAGCCGACTGTCGAGCCTCAGCGTCGGCATGACCTGGTTCAACCGCCTGACACTTGATGCGCTTATCGGCCTCGAAAAAGTGGAGATCGACGGCAGTTCCCTGCCACGTACCGCCGCACTGAGCCTGGGCTGGCAATCCCGTTTCTGA
- a CDS encoding glycosyltransferase family 4 protein: MNTSKHYAIVTETFPPEINGVALTVRNLARGLARRGHRVSLVRPRQDHETLRPYGQRADLRDEPGLQDTLVRGLALPRYPGLKFGLPAAGTLRQQWRVDRPAALYVATEGPLGLSAVSTALQLGIPVATGLHTRFDEYMRDYGLGALAGLAFAWMRWFHNRAGATLVPTAELRDALAQRGFRRPVHLARAVDPVRFSPRWRDRALRANWGLTDTDLAVIYVGRLAAEKNLGLAIRAFRALQQRRPDARFIWIGDGPQRTALERANPDFLFCGLQQGEALPRHIASGDLFLFPSRSETFGNVTLEAMASGVPTVAFNYGAAREHLRSGLHGACVDDDTGFIDAAIALATDDATRQHQSQAASAAMQRLHPDQVAAAFDALLGGLSAPTAREEEVSCNRYPVK, from the coding sequence ATGAACACATCCAAGCACTACGCCATCGTGACTGAAACCTTCCCGCCGGAGATCAACGGCGTCGCCCTGACGGTTCGCAATCTGGCTCGGGGCCTGGCCCGACGCGGCCACCGCGTATCCCTGGTACGCCCCCGACAGGATCATGAAACGTTACGCCCGTACGGGCAACGCGCCGACCTGCGGGATGAGCCCGGCCTGCAGGATACGCTGGTACGCGGCCTGGCCCTGCCCCGCTACCCGGGCCTCAAGTTCGGCCTGCCCGCGGCTGGCACCCTGCGCCAGCAATGGCGGGTCGACCGGCCGGCGGCCCTGTACGTGGCCACCGAAGGTCCGCTGGGACTGTCGGCGGTCAGCACAGCCCTGCAACTGGGCATCCCGGTGGCCACTGGCCTGCACACTCGCTTCGACGAATACATGCGCGACTACGGGCTGGGCGCCCTCGCCGGCCTGGCCTTTGCCTGGATGCGCTGGTTCCACAATCGCGCCGGCGCCACGCTGGTGCCCACGGCGGAGCTGCGCGACGCTCTTGCCCAGCGCGGCTTCCGGCGACCGGTGCATCTGGCGCGTGCCGTGGACCCGGTCCGTTTCAGCCCACGCTGGCGTGATCGCGCCCTGCGCGCCAACTGGGGACTGACCGACACCGACCTGGCCGTCATCTACGTGGGCCGTCTGGCTGCCGAAAAAAACCTGGGGCTGGCGATACGCGCCTTTCGCGCCCTTCAGCAGCGCCGCCCCGACGCCCGCTTCATCTGGATCGGCGACGGCCCGCAACGCACAGCTCTGGAACGGGCCAACCCGGACTTCCTGTTCTGCGGCCTGCAACAGGGCGAGGCGCTGCCACGGCATATTGCCAGCGGCGACCTGTTCCTGTTCCCGAGCCGCAGCGAAACCTTCGGCAACGTGACCCTGGAGGCCATGGCCAGCGGCGTGCCCACAGTGGCCTTCAACTACGGCGCCGCGCGCGAACATTTGCGCAGCGGCCTGCACGGTGCCTGCGTGGACGACGACACCGGTTTCATTGATGCAGCTATTGCCCTGGCCACCGATGACGCGACACGCCAGCACCAGAGTCAGGCCGCCAGCGCCGCCATGCAACGCCTGCACCCCGACCAGGTCGCTGCGGCATTCGATGCACTGCTCGGCGGGCTTTCCGCTCCCACTGCGCGCGAGGAGGAGGTCTCATGCAACCGCTATCCCGTGAAGTGA
- a CDS encoding NAD(P)-dependent alcohol dehydrogenase — protein sequence MKAIVTSGLGPRAPLVIGDVARPRPGRNDLLVAVQASSVNPKDWKLNRNIAAVVPRLGGALRTHLFGDDLSGIVVDKGRAVTGFKVGDAVYGMDMRLRTNACAEFAVIDQRRVAHKPANLSHEQAAAVPLAAQTALQAFRKAGVGSGTRLLIIGASGGVGTFAIQIGKALGAEVTGVCSHRNLELVRQLGADAVIDYTAEDYLRRDDDFDVVFDATSHESPDTCASLLKPDGIFVTTGGYLHAYLNVARRKLLRRGVQAKLVIVESWTHDLETLTQWIEAGRITPVIDSLYPMENLDAAYQHSKSGRARGKIVVQVGSDTPTRGT from the coding sequence ATGAAAGCCATTGTCACGTCCGGGCTCGGGCCCCGCGCCCCGCTGGTGATCGGTGATGTCGCGCGCCCCCGGCCTGGCCGCAATGATCTGCTGGTGGCCGTGCAGGCGTCCTCCGTCAACCCGAAGGACTGGAAACTCAACCGCAACATTGCCGCCGTTGTGCCACGGCTGGGCGGTGCGTTGCGCACCCACCTGTTCGGCGATGACCTGAGCGGCATTGTCGTGGACAAAGGCCGGGCCGTGACCGGCTTCAAGGTCGGTGACGCCGTCTACGGCATGGACATGCGCCTGCGCACCAATGCCTGTGCCGAGTTCGCGGTGATTGACCAGCGCCGTGTGGCGCACAAGCCCGCCAACCTGAGCCACGAACAGGCCGCTGCGGTGCCACTGGCCGCCCAGACCGCCTTGCAGGCCTTCCGCAAGGCCGGGGTGGGCAGCGGCACGCGGCTGCTGATCATTGGCGCCTCGGGCGGCGTCGGCACCTTCGCCATACAGATTGGCAAAGCGCTGGGCGCAGAAGTCACTGGCGTATGCAGCCATCGCAACCTCGAACTGGTGCGTCAACTCGGCGCAGACGCCGTGATCGACTACACCGCCGAGGACTACCTGCGCCGCGACGACGACTTCGATGTGGTGTTCGATGCCACATCACACGAAAGCCCCGACACCTGCGCCTCGCTGCTGAAGCCGGATGGCATCTTTGTCACCACGGGCGGTTATCTGCACGCCTACCTGAACGTCGCCCGCCGCAAACTGCTACGCCGGGGCGTGCAGGCCAAGCTGGTTATCGTGGAGTCCTGGACACACGATCTGGAAACGCTGACCCAGTGGATCGAGGCAGGCCGGATCACGCCGGTCATCGACAGCCTGTACCCGATGGAGAATCTGGACGCCGCCTACCAGCACAGCAAAAGCGGGCGGGCCAGAGGGAAGATCGTTGTTCAGGTGGGCAGCGATACGCCCACCCGGGGCACCTAA
- a CDS encoding AAC(3)-I family aminoglycoside N-acetyltransferase, protein MTRRYSIKPLGADDLILMGDMLGLFGKAFGQPDVYDEKRPDAAYLRRLLGSDTFVALVAEQDGVVVGGLAAYELVKFEQARSEMYIYDLAVDESCRRLGIATALIEALKGIAADRGAWVIYVQADTGPEDEAAIALYSRLGVREEVLHFDIPVS, encoded by the coding sequence ATGACGAGACGGTATTCCATCAAGCCGCTGGGTGCGGATGATCTGATCCTGATGGGCGACATGCTGGGGTTGTTTGGCAAGGCGTTCGGACAGCCGGACGTCTACGATGAAAAACGTCCTGATGCGGCCTATCTGCGGCGGTTGCTCGGCAGCGACACTTTTGTGGCGCTGGTGGCCGAGCAGGACGGGGTCGTGGTGGGCGGCCTGGCGGCCTATGAACTGGTCAAGTTCGAGCAGGCGCGTAGCGAGATGTATATCTATGATCTCGCTGTAGACGAGTCCTGCCGGCGCCTCGGCATTGCTACAGCTTTGATTGAAGCGTTAAAGGGTATTGCCGCAGATCGCGGTGCCTGGGTTATCTATGTGCAGGCCGATACCGGGCCCGAAGATGAAGCGGCGATAGCCCTTTATTCAAGGTTGGGTGTGCGTGAGGAGGTGTTGCACTTCGATATTCCTGTGTCATGA
- the hfq gene encoding RNA chaperone Hfq, translating into MSKGHSLQDPFLNALRKERIPVSIFLVNGIKLQGQIESFDQYVVLLKNAVSQMVYKHAISTVVPARNPRAAGPAGGNPAMGQPNGDSFPGNA; encoded by the coding sequence ATGTCGAAAGGGCACTCGCTACAAGACCCTTTTCTGAATGCACTGAGAAAGGAACGGATTCCCGTTTCCATCTTTCTGGTCAATGGCATCAAGCTTCAGGGTCAGATCGAATCGTTCGACCAGTATGTCGTGCTGCTGAAGAATGCGGTCAGCCAGATGGTTTACAAGCACGCGATATCCACCGTTGTGCCGGCACGCAACCCTCGTGCGGCGGGCCCGGCAGGCGGTAACCCGGCCATGGGTCAGCCCAATGGCGACAGTTTCCCGGGTAATGCCTGA
- a CDS encoding phosphatase PAP2 family protein, giving the protein MQPLSREVILLRDIGWCLRANRWCEKHLLRHYFASVSRLGDGVFWYTLMFAMVMVDGFYGLMAAAHMLATGLVALVMYKTLKRWTRRPRPFAHDGRIHAWVAPLDEFSFPSGHTLHATVFTLVALAYYPMLAILLVPFAISVALSRVFLGLHYPSDVLAALAIGTLLASTSLYLI; this is encoded by the coding sequence ATGCAACCGCTATCCCGTGAAGTGATTCTGCTGCGCGACATCGGCTGGTGTCTGCGCGCCAACCGCTGGTGCGAAAAACATTTGTTGCGCCACTATTTTGCCAGCGTCAGCCGACTCGGCGACGGCGTCTTCTGGTACACGCTGATGTTCGCCATGGTGATGGTGGATGGTTTTTATGGCCTGATGGCCGCCGCCCATATGCTGGCCACCGGCCTGGTGGCACTGGTGATGTACAAGACCCTGAAACGCTGGACACGGCGCCCGCGCCCCTTCGCCCACGACGGTCGCATTCACGCCTGGGTCGCCCCCCTGGATGAATTCAGTTTTCCGTCCGGGCACACCCTGCACGCCACGGTCTTCACACTGGTTGCCCTGGCCTATTACCCGATGCTCGCGATCCTGCTGGTGCCGTTCGCCATCAGCGTCGCCCTGTCGCGCGTTTTCCTGGGGCTGCACTATCCCAGCGATGTCCTCGCCGCCCTCGCCATCGGCACCTTGCTCGCGAGCACCTCCCTCTACCTGATCTGA
- the hflX gene encoding ribosome rescue GTPase HflX — MEFFERPDNADGPVERAVLVHLELPDAAGQEDLDEFHHLVVSSGVTPVAEVTGRRDRPEPATYVGAGKVEEIAATVLEHEADVVLFNHALSPAQERNLERALKCRVLDRTGLILDIFAQRARTHEGRLQVELAQLRHLSTRLVRGWTHLERQKGGIGLRGPGETQLETDRRLVRERIRAIESRLLKVRSQRAQGRRARERAETPLISLVGYTNAGKSTLFNVLTQAEVYVADKLFATLDPTLRRVRVPGVGPAILADTVGFIRHLPHRLVDAFRATLEETLGASLLLHVTDSAAEERDRNVAAVDEVLAEISADELPVLHVYNKTDLAGEAPRIERDEQGRPWRVWVSARTGAGLDLLYEAMAERLATGWVDRWVRLPADAGRLRARLHEAGEVLSEDTDTQGGMLLRVRVNRIHFERLLRGEGLCEADVAVAAPVAGDDAPSYNPSRPRATGRD, encoded by the coding sequence ATGGAATTTTTCGAACGCCCCGATAATGCTGATGGTCCCGTAGAGCGGGCCGTACTCGTGCACCTCGAACTTCCTGATGCCGCTGGCCAGGAGGATCTGGACGAGTTCCATCATCTGGTGGTGTCCAGTGGCGTCACGCCGGTGGCAGAAGTGACCGGTCGGCGCGATCGGCCGGAGCCGGCGACCTATGTGGGCGCAGGCAAGGTCGAAGAGATCGCGGCGACAGTGCTGGAACACGAGGCGGACGTGGTGCTGTTCAACCACGCCCTGAGCCCGGCTCAGGAGCGCAATCTCGAGCGCGCCCTGAAGTGCCGGGTGCTGGATCGCACTGGCCTGATTCTGGATATCTTTGCCCAGCGCGCCCGCACCCATGAGGGTCGCCTGCAGGTGGAGCTGGCGCAGCTGCGTCATCTGTCCACCCGGCTGGTGCGTGGCTGGACTCACCTGGAACGGCAGAAGGGCGGTATCGGTCTGCGTGGCCCGGGCGAAACCCAGCTGGAAACCGACCGGCGTCTGGTGCGCGAGCGCATCCGCGCCATCGAGAGTCGTCTGCTCAAGGTGCGCAGCCAGCGTGCTCAGGGGCGCCGTGCCCGCGAGCGTGCCGAAACACCGCTGATTTCGCTGGTGGGCTACACCAATGCCGGCAAGTCGACCCTTTTCAATGTCCTCACGCAGGCCGAGGTATACGTGGCGGACAAGTTGTTCGCCACGCTGGATCCGACCTTGCGTCGGGTGCGGGTGCCGGGGGTCGGGCCGGCGATTCTGGCCGACACGGTGGGCTTCATCCGGCACCTGCCGCACCGGCTGGTGGATGCGTTTCGTGCTACGCTGGAGGAAACGCTGGGGGCCAGTCTGTTGCTGCATGTTACGGACAGTGCGGCTGAGGAGCGCGACCGCAACGTGGCCGCGGTGGACGAAGTGCTGGCAGAAATCAGTGCCGATGAGTTGCCTGTCCTGCACGTCTACAACAAGACGGATCTGGCGGGTGAGGCGCCGCGCATCGAGCGTGACGAGCAGGGCCGCCCCTGGCGGGTCTGGGTGTCGGCGCGCACCGGCGCGGGTCTGGATCTGCTTTACGAGGCCATGGCAGAACGCCTGGCGACGGGTTGGGTGGACCGCTGGGTGCGGCTGCCTGCAGATGCCGGGCGCTTGCGGGCACGTCTGCATGAGGCTGGCGAAGTGCTGTCCGAAGACACGGATACCCAGGGTGGTATGTTGTTGCGGGTGCGGGTCAACCGCATTCATTTTGAACGACTTTTGCGTGGCGAGGGCCTCTGCGAGGCTGATGTGGCCGTCGCCGCGCCGGTTGCAGGGGACGATGCCCCTTCCTACAATCCTTCCCGCCCGCGCGCAACGGGACGAGACTGA
- the mutL gene encoding DNA mismatch repair endonuclease MutL, with amino-acid sequence MTRINQLDPRLANQIAAGEVVERPASVLKELLENALDATASNIVVDVEQGGVRLVRVRDDGGGIERDDLPLALSRHATSKIRAVEDLEAIGSLGFRGEALAAISSVSRLTLTSNAGDSEEGAAWQVQVAGRDMAPEVSPAAHPQGTTVEMRDLFFNTPARRRFLRTEKTEFGHLEEVFRRIALSEFDTGFRLSHNQKPVHQLPPARDAASRAQRVARLCGSAFMEQAVAVDMEAAGLRLHGWLGLPTFSRAQADLQYFYVNGRVIRDKVVNHAVRQAYRDVMYHGRHPAYVLFLELDPALVDVNVHPTKHEVRFREQRMVHDFLFRSLHRAIAEMRPGEGPVPQARAVEAPLEAGADTAQAPRQGNMMLAPPRAASHAPQQDGHAQSQAYASLFSTRNDLERQVSDTLAGWPAAAPDQAAASPLPDSRDDGMPPLGFALAHLHGIYILAQNAEGLVLVDTHAAHERITYEGLKRAWGEARVRAQPLLVPLSMAVSTREADFAEHQPDTFARLGFTVERAGPETLVVREIPALLRGADVEALVRDVLSDLVMQGSSERIEQQIDELLSSMACHGSVRANRRLTVDEMNALLRDMEATERSGQCNHGRPTWMQLSMKELDRLFLRGR; translated from the coding sequence ATGACACGTATCAATCAGCTCGACCCCCGCCTGGCCAACCAGATTGCCGCCGGGGAGGTGGTCGAGCGGCCCGCGTCCGTTCTGAAAGAACTGCTGGAAAATGCACTGGATGCCACCGCCAGCAATATCGTGGTGGATGTCGAGCAAGGTGGTGTGCGTCTGGTACGGGTGCGCGACGATGGGGGCGGTATCGAACGCGATGACCTGCCTCTGGCGTTGTCACGTCATGCCACCAGCAAGATCCGCGCCGTGGAAGATCTGGAAGCCATTGGCAGTCTGGGTTTTCGCGGTGAAGCGTTGGCGGCCATCAGTTCGGTGTCTCGCCTGACGCTGACCAGTAACGCGGGCGACAGCGAAGAGGGTGCTGCCTGGCAGGTGCAGGTGGCCGGTCGTGATATGGCTCCGGAGGTGAGCCCTGCCGCGCATCCGCAGGGCACGACCGTGGAAATGCGCGACCTGTTTTTCAATACGCCGGCACGACGCCGTTTCTTGCGCACTGAAAAAACCGAGTTCGGCCATCTGGAAGAAGTCTTTCGTCGTATCGCCTTGAGTGAATTCGATACCGGCTTCCGTCTGTCGCATAACCAGAAGCCGGTGCACCAGTTGCCGCCCGCCAGGGATGCTGCCAGCCGCGCTCAGCGGGTGGCGCGCCTGTGCGGCAGCGCGTTCATGGAACAGGCGGTGGCGGTGGATATGGAAGCGGCGGGTCTGCGCCTGCATGGCTGGCTCGGCTTGCCGACCTTCTCCCGTGCCCAGGCCGATCTGCAATATTTTTACGTCAATGGCCGGGTGATTCGCGACAAGGTGGTCAATCATGCCGTGCGGCAGGCCTACCGCGATGTGATGTACCACGGCCGCCACCCGGCCTATGTGCTGTTCCTGGAACTGGACCCGGCGCTGGTGGACGTGAACGTGCACCCGACCAAGCACGAAGTGCGTTTTCGCGAACAGCGCATGGTGCATGATTTCCTGTTCCGCTCGCTGCACCGCGCCATCGCCGAGATGCGCCCCGGTGAGGGACCGGTACCGCAGGCGCGCGCTGTTGAGGCGCCACTGGAGGCGGGCGCCGACACCGCTCAGGCACCCCGACAGGGCAATATGATGCTGGCGCCACCACGTGCCGCGTCACACGCGCCGCAGCAGGACGGCCACGCCCAGTCTCAGGCCTACGCCAGTCTGTTCAGCACCCGTAACGATCTGGAGCGGCAGGTCAGTGACACGCTGGCGGGCTGGCCTGCAGCGGCGCCCGATCAGGCCGCTGCCAGCCCCCTCCCGGACAGTCGCGATGACGGCATGCCCCCGCTGGGTTTTGCCCTGGCGCATCTGCACGGCATCTACATTCTTGCCCAGAACGCCGAGGGTCTGGTGCTGGTGGACACCCATGCCGCCCATGAACGCATTACTTACGAAGGTCTGAAGCGTGCCTGGGGCGAAGCGCGCGTGCGCGCCCAGCCACTGCTGGTGCCGCTCTCCATGGCGGTGTCTACCCGCGAAGCGGATTTTGCCGAACACCAGCCCGATACGTTTGCCCGCCTCGGCTTCACCGTGGAGCGTGCCGGCCCGGAAACCCTGGTGGTGCGGGAAATTCCGGCCCTGCTGCGTGGCGCTGATGTGGAGGCCCTGGTGCGTGATGTGCTGTCAGACCTGGTGATGCAAGGTAGCAGCGAACGCATCGAACAGCAGATCGACGAACTGCTCTCCAGCATGGCCTGCCACGGCAGCGTGCGCGCCAACCGGCGCCTGACGGTGGATGAAATGAATGCCCTGCTGCGGGATATGGAAGCCACCGAGCGCAGCGGTCAGTGCAACCACGGCCGCCCCACCTGGATGCAGCTGAGTATGAAAGAACTCGACCGTCTTTTTTTACGCGGTCGTTAG